A stretch of Prunus dulcis chromosome 6, ALMONDv2, whole genome shotgun sequence DNA encodes these proteins:
- the LOC117632441 gene encoding uncharacterized protein LOC117632441, with protein sequence MEAAAAAATTSNSADSFPNLRIIVESNPSESRLSELGINSWPKWGCPPGKYTLKFDAAETCYLVKGKVKVYPKKAAASSSSSSSHHHHHHQDVVEFVEFGAGDLVTIPKGLSCTWDVSVAVDKHYKFDSS encoded by the exons atggaagcagcagcagcagcagcaacaacatcAAATTCTGCAGATTCATTTCCCAATCTAAGAATCATAGTAGAAAGCAATCCCTCTGAGTCGCGCTTATCTGAGTTGGGCATTAACTCATGGCCCAA aTGGGGGTGTCCACCGGGGAAGTACACGCTCAAGTTTGACGCAGCAGAGACATGTTATTTGGTAAAAGGCAAAGTGAAGGTATATCCTAAGAAAGCAGcagcctcctcctcctcatcttcatctcatcatcatcatcatcatcaggaCGTTGTTGAGTTTGTAGAGTTTGGTGCAGGGGACCTTGTCACCATCCCCAAAGGCCTTAGTTGCACTTGGGACGTCTCC
- the LOC117631801 gene encoding bifunctional TH2 protein, mitochondrial-like — MRILSPPNPIKTPALFNSILRLRFNSLRSHCFNSMAIPPPKSAMASAVDNEVGLARRFWIKFHRESVFAMYTPFSLSLASGNLKIETFRHYIAQDVHFLKAFAHAYELAEECADDDDAKVAISLLRNAVRVELKMHDSFVKEWGLHGAKKAAINSAAAKYIDFLLATASGKVGGVKGPGKLATPFEKTKVAAYTLGAMTPCMRLYAFLGKEFKALLDPNEGSHPYKKWIDNYSSESFQASAAQTEELLDKLSVSLTGEELDIIEKLYHQAMKLEIEFFSAQSLVQPTIVPLIKEHNPAKDRLMIFSDFDLTCTVVDSSAILAEIAIVTAPKSDQHQSENQIARMSSADLRNTWGLLSRQYTEEYEQCIESFVPTEKVVFDYNSLHKALEKLSDFEKKANNRVTKSGVLQGLNIEDIKRAGERLILQEGCINFFQKIVKSENLNAIVHVLSYCWCGDLIRSAFSSGDLHELNVHANEFTFEESISTGDIVKKVESPIDKVQSFKDILKNCRDDRKNLTVYIGDSVGDILCLLEADIGIVIGSSSSLRRVGTQFGVSFVPLFPGLVKKQKEFIEGRSSNWKGLTGILYTASSWAEIHAFILGY; from the exons ATGCGCATACTCTCCCCCCCAAACCCAATCAAAACCCCAGCTCTCTTCAACTCCATCCTCCGTCTGCGATTCAACTCGCTCCGATCCCACTGTTTCAACTCAATGGCCATACCTCCTCCGAAGTCAGCCATGGCTTCTGCTGTCGACAACGAGGTGGGTCTTGCTCGCCGCTTCTGGATCAAGTTCCACCGAGAATCGGTTTTCGCTATGTAcactcccttctctctctctttggcTTCCGGGAATCTCAAGATTGAAACTTTCCGCCATTATATTGCCCAAGATGTTCACTTTCTCAAGGCCTTCGCTCATGC GTATGAATTGGCGGAAGAGTGtgcagatgatgatgatgcaaAGGTTGCGATTTCTCTGTTGAGAAATGCTGTTCGGGTGGAGCTGAAAATGCATGATTCATTTGTGAAG GAATGGGGTTTACATGGTGCTAAAAAGGCCGCTATCAATTCTGCAGCAGCAAAGTACATAGATTTCTTATTGGCAACAGCCTCTGGAAAAGTTGGAGGAGTTAAAGGCCCTGGTAAACTTGCAACCCCAtttgaaaaaaccaaagttGCCGCTTACACCCTTGGTGCTATGACTCCTTGCATGAGACTATATGCCTTTCTAGGTAAGGAGTTCAAGGCACTTCTAGATCCCAATGAAGGCAGTCACCCATACAAGAAGTGGATTGACAATTACTCTTCTGAAAGTTTTCAG GCCTCAGCTGCGCAAACCGAAGAGTTGCTCGATAAACTAAGTGTCTCTTTGACAGGCGAGGAGCTTGACATCATCGAAAAGCTTTATCACCAAGCAATGAAACTTGAAATAGAGTTCTTCTCTGCTCAGTCCCTTGTTCAGCCAACCATAGTTCCTCTGATCAAAGAACATAACCCTGCAAAAGATCGCCTCATgatattttctgattttgatttgaCTTGTACAGTCGTTGATTCATCTGCCATTTTGGCTGAAATTGCAATAGTAACAGCACCAAAATCTGATCAACATCAATCTGAAAATCAGATTGCTCGGATGTCATCAGCTGATCTCAGGAATACATGGGGCCTTCTTTCCAGGCAGTACACAGAAGAGTACGAGCAGTGCATAGAAAGCTTTGTTCCGACTGAAAAAG TGGTGTTTGACTATAATAGTCTGCATAAAGCACTTGAAAAACTTTCAGATTTTGAGAAAAAGGCAAACAATAGAGTTACGAAGTCTGGAGTACTCCAGGGTCTTAATATTGAGGATATAAAAAGAGCTGGTGAACGTCTCATTCTTCAAGAGGGTTGTATTAATTTCTTCCAGAAAATTGTCAAGAGTGAAAACTTGAATGCAATTGTTCATGTTCTTTCATACTGTTGGTGTGGCGATCTCATCAGGTCAGCCTTTTCATCAG GGGATTTACACGAGCTGAATGTGCATGCAAATGAGTTTACCTTTGAAGAATCCATCTCTACAGGTGATATTGTTAAGAAGGTGGAGTCTCCTATTGACAAGGTTCAATCTTTCaaagatattttaaaaaattgccGCGATGACAGAAAGAACTTGACCGTTTACATTGGAGACTCAGTGGGTGACATACTTTGTCTGCTTGAGGCAGATATAGGAATTGTAATTGGGTCAAGTTCAAGCCTTAGGAGAGTGGGGACTCAGTTTGGTGTATCTTTTGTTCCATTGTTTCCTGGGTTAGTTAAGAAACAGAAAGAATTCATAGAAGGAAGGTCTTCTAATTGGAAAGGGTTAACTGGCATTCTTTACACAGCGAGTAGTTGGGCTGAAATACATGCCTTCATTTTGGGGtattag